A part of Curtobacterium sp. MCLR17_036 genomic DNA contains:
- a CDS encoding peroxiredoxin-like family protein — translation MPQDTIARRVDEFNAGFTAQIGPELSGVFDREQADLRAAGLPDTVLGAGDVVPDAALLDATGGGTTLREVRGDAPTVLVFYRGAWCPYCNLTLRTYQQELLPALQERGVRLVAVSPQTPEGTEQAIANGELAFPVLSDPENVLAGRFGVVTAPNAEARAAHTQLGFDVADSNADGTAAIPFPSVFVIDEDGTVRFADVHVDYTTRTEVATVLEAVDALRVGTTR, via the coding sequence ATGCCCCAGGACACCATCGCTCGCCGCGTCGACGAGTTCAACGCCGGCTTCACCGCGCAGATCGGCCCCGAGCTGAGCGGCGTCTTCGACCGCGAGCAGGCGGACCTGCGCGCCGCCGGTCTGCCCGACACGGTGCTCGGGGCCGGCGACGTCGTACCCGACGCGGCCCTGCTCGACGCGACCGGCGGCGGCACGACGCTGCGCGAGGTCCGCGGTGACGCGCCGACGGTCCTGGTGTTCTACCGCGGGGCCTGGTGCCCGTACTGCAACCTCACGCTGCGCACCTACCAGCAGGAGCTGCTGCCGGCGCTGCAGGAGCGGGGTGTGCGGCTCGTCGCGGTGTCACCGCAGACGCCGGAGGGCACCGAGCAGGCGATCGCGAACGGCGAGCTCGCGTTCCCGGTGCTGTCCGACCCGGAGAACGTCCTCGCCGGACGGTTCGGGGTCGTCACGGCACCGAACGCCGAGGCCCGCGCAGCCCACACGCAGCTCGGCTTCGACGTCGCGGACAGCAACGCCGACGGCACCGCCGCGATCCCGTTCCCGTCGGTCTTCGTCATCGACGAGGACGGCACGGTCCGGTTCGCCGACGTGCACGTCGACTACACGACACGGACCGAGGTGGCGACGGTGCTCGAGGCCGTCGACGCCCTGCGGGTGGGCACGACCCGGTAG
- a CDS encoding sensor histidine kinase encodes MGATGEWSRLPVGRREHRQDTVLAAVLAGGLVVTTFLYSSAGTYGDDQAAWWVSGLMIVANAAPVAFRRRFPMTVALVAGVAFAATQLLQVPELLLINFTLFIPLYTVGAWCSDRLRAEVVRWVVIGGMFAWLFIAISFGWASPNALPNDTDSPVAPYVALSLVNILINVIYFGAAWWAGNRAWAAAVARHELDERTGELAAERERSAAQAVTIERVRIARELHDVVAHHVALMGVQAGAARRVIGRDPAQATASLGVVEESARTAVEELRRMLGTLRSEDDAAVAATDGADAPSTEGIARIAELAESARVAGHPTEYVVVGVERPVPPTVAAVAYRIAQEAVTNVLKHAGPAARADVRLRYLDDAVEVEVSDDGHGARAARSTAGSRLGHVGMRERVAAVDGRIEIGPRARGGWLVRAWLPTT; translated from the coding sequence ATGGGGGCGACGGGGGAATGGTCACGACTGCCGGTGGGACGGCGCGAGCACCGGCAGGACACGGTGCTCGCAGCCGTGCTCGCCGGCGGGCTCGTCGTCACGACGTTCCTGTACAGCTCGGCCGGCACCTACGGTGACGACCAGGCCGCGTGGTGGGTCTCCGGGCTGATGATCGTCGCGAACGCGGCGCCCGTCGCGTTCCGTCGGCGCTTCCCGATGACGGTCGCGCTCGTGGCCGGCGTCGCGTTCGCCGCGACGCAGCTCTTGCAGGTGCCCGAGCTCCTCCTCATCAACTTCACGCTGTTCATCCCCCTGTACACGGTGGGTGCGTGGTGCTCCGACCGGCTCCGGGCCGAGGTCGTGCGGTGGGTCGTCATCGGCGGCATGTTCGCCTGGCTGTTCATCGCGATCTCGTTCGGCTGGGCGTCACCGAACGCGCTGCCGAACGACACGGACTCGCCCGTGGCGCCCTACGTCGCGCTGTCGCTGGTGAACATCCTCATCAACGTCATCTACTTCGGAGCCGCCTGGTGGGCGGGCAACCGGGCCTGGGCGGCGGCCGTCGCGCGGCACGAGCTCGACGAGCGGACGGGTGAACTCGCCGCCGAGCGGGAGCGGTCGGCGGCCCAGGCGGTCACGATCGAGCGGGTGCGCATCGCGCGGGAGCTGCACGACGTCGTCGCGCACCACGTCGCGCTCATGGGCGTGCAGGCCGGAGCGGCGCGCCGGGTGATCGGCCGCGACCCGGCGCAGGCGACGGCGTCGCTCGGCGTGGTCGAGGAGAGCGCCCGCACCGCGGTGGAGGAACTCCGGCGGATGCTCGGCACGTTGCGTTCCGAGGACGACGCCGCCGTGGCCGCGACGGACGGCGCCGACGCCCCGAGCACCGAGGGCATCGCCCGCATCGCCGAGCTGGCCGAGTCGGCCCGCGTCGCCGGCCACCCGACGGAGTACGTCGTCGTCGGCGTCGAACGGCCGGTGCCGCCGACCGTCGCAGCGGTGGCGTACCGGATCGCGCAGGAGGCCGTGACGAACGTCCTCAAGCACGCCGGCCCGGCCGCCCGTGCGGACGTCCGCCTGCGCTACCTCGACGACGCCGTCGAGGTCGAGGTGTCCGACGACGGCCACGGCGCCCGTGCCGCGCGGAGCACCGCCGGCAGCCGCCTCGGGCACGTCGGGATGCGTGAACGCGTCGCGGCCGTGGACGGTCGGATCGAGATCGGGCCCCGTGCCCGGGGAGGCTGGCTGGTGCGCGCATGGCTCCCGACGACCTGA